From Echinicola jeungdonensis, the proteins below share one genomic window:
- a CDS encoding MFS transporter, which produces MKNQLKHSPKKVKWAWSMYDWANSVYSLVITSTIFPVYYNNVTRAASETGEIVSFFGFHVENTVLYSWSISFSFLVIALISPLLSGMADAGGKKLLFMKLFAYMGGLSCMGLFFFNGPNLEWGIICSMLASIGYAGSIVFYNGFLPEISKPKEYDMLSAKGFALGYLGSVLLLIVNLLMVQFPEWFFLEDGGQAARWSFLITGLWWIGFSQIPFKFLPDNPFKREITSSLLWNGYREIRQVFHEVKKMPNIKGFLSAFLFYSMGVQTVMYMAATFGEKELQLAGDKLILTILIIQIVAILGSYFFAFMSQKLGNQFSLITMVIIWTGVCGAAYMVYTETEFYILAFVVGLVMGGIQSQSRSTFSKLIPGNTIDHASYFSFYDVTEKVAIVLGTFSYGLIEQLTGSMRNNSLMLASFFIVGLGFLILVKVPKMKLVET; this is translated from the coding sequence ATGAAAAACCAACTTAAACATTCTCCAAAAAAAGTAAAATGGGCCTGGTCCATGTATGATTGGGCCAATTCCGTTTATAGTTTAGTAATTACCTCTACTATTTTTCCTGTTTATTATAACAATGTAACCAGGGCAGCATCTGAAACTGGGGAGATAGTATCCTTTTTTGGTTTTCATGTGGAAAATACGGTGCTGTATTCCTGGTCCATTTCATTTTCCTTTTTGGTTATAGCTTTAATCTCTCCATTATTATCGGGAATGGCTGATGCGGGTGGAAAGAAATTGCTCTTTATGAAATTGTTCGCCTATATGGGGGGGCTTTCCTGTATGGGGTTGTTTTTCTTTAATGGGCCAAACCTAGAGTGGGGAATTATTTGTAGCATGTTGGCAAGTATAGGATATGCGGGAAGTATAGTCTTCTATAACGGTTTCCTTCCTGAAATCAGTAAACCAAAAGAATATGATATGCTTAGTGCCAAAGGTTTTGCTTTGGGATATTTAGGAAGTGTATTGCTTTTAATTGTTAACCTTTTGATGGTTCAATTTCCGGAATGGTTTTTCTTGGAAGATGGAGGACAGGCAGCCCGTTGGTCTTTTCTAATTACCGGACTTTGGTGGATTGGTTTTTCTCAAATCCCCTTTAAATTTTTGCCTGATAATCCCTTTAAAAGGGAAATCACAAGTTCCTTATTGTGGAACGGATACAGGGAAATTCGCCAAGTTTTCCATGAGGTAAAAAAGATGCCCAACATTAAAGGGTTTTTGTCAGCCTTTTTGTTTTACAGCATGGGAGTCCAAACCGTGATGTATATGGCAGCTACCTTTGGGGAGAAGGAGCTTCAATTGGCTGGTGATAAATTGATACTTACCATTTTGATTATTCAAATCGTTGCCATCCTGGGAAGTTACTTTTTTGCATTTATGTCCCAAAAATTGGGGAATCAATTCTCCTTAATAACCATGGTAATAATATGGACAGGAGTCTGTGGGGCTGCCTACATGGTCTATACCGAAACCGAATTTTATATTTTGGCATTTGTGGTTGGCCTTGTTATGGGAGGAATTCAATCCCAATCCAGATCCACTTTTTCCAAATTGATCCCTGGAAACACCATAGACCATGCTTCTTATTTTAGTTTTTATGATGTCACCGAAAAAGTGGCCATTGTCTTGGGAACATTTTCATATGGCTTGATAGAACAACTCACAGGTAGTATGAGAAATAATTCTTTAATGTTGGCTTCCTTCTTTATTGTTGGCTTAGGTTTTCTTATTTTGGTTAAGGTTCCCAAAATGAAATTGGTGGAGACATAA
- a CDS encoding ExbD/TolR family protein encodes MGKFKKKSKTEENIPTSALPDIIFMLLFFFMVTTVLREQEILVEQSLPQATQLQKLEKKSLISYLYVGKPKNTSLYGTEPRIQANDALITTNDIIRWVNQEKDNLSEVERDQITISLKADRDVKMGPIADIQWELRQADARKILYASTGKQGPE; translated from the coding sequence ATGGGTAAGTTTAAGAAAAAATCGAAAACCGAAGAGAATATCCCAACCTCAGCGTTACCTGATATTATCTTTATGCTTCTTTTCTTTTTCATGGTAACAACCGTTTTGAGAGAACAGGAAATTTTGGTAGAACAAAGTCTCCCTCAAGCAACCCAATTACAGAAATTGGAAAAGAAGTCCCTGATTTCTTATCTCTATGTAGGAAAACCCAAAAATACAAGCTTGTACGGTACTGAACCAAGGATTCAAGCCAATGATGCATTGATTACCACCAATGACATCATCAGGTGGGTAAACCAGGAAAAAGATAACTTGTCGGAAGTGGAAAGGGATCAGATTACCATTTCCCTTAAAGCTGACCGGGATGTGAAAATGGGACCTATAGCTGATATTCAGTGGGAACTAAGACAGGCGGATGCCCGGAAGATTTTATATGCATCTACTGGGAAACAAGGGCCTGAATAA
- a CDS encoding ExbD/TolR family protein produces the protein MARKKNRMSQEVNAGSMADIAFLLLIFFLVTTTIASDKGITNILPPKQDPNVPPPDVKKNERNIFKILINSNDQLLVEDDFRENTEGLGQEIKEFVMNFGNPDQENIELYNSLPPSLKGIAQRDPNSSDHPNEAVVSIKTNRGTSYELYLEVLDLVKKAYFEIYAERVGLSADEYRALSSRSAAEKELLERGKENIPMAISIAEPDKTGGE, from the coding sequence ATGGCAAGAAAGAAAAACCGAATGAGTCAGGAGGTAAATGCAGGTTCCATGGCGGATATCGCCTTCTTGCTGCTTATCTTCTTTCTTGTTACCACAACTATTGCTTCAGATAAAGGGATAACCAATATCCTGCCTCCTAAGCAAGATCCTAATGTTCCACCACCCGACGTTAAAAAGAACGAGAGAAATATTTTCAAAATATTGATCAACTCCAACGACCAGTTGTTGGTGGAGGATGATTTTAGAGAAAATACTGAAGGACTGGGGCAGGAAATCAAGGAGTTTGTGATGAACTTCGGAAATCCAGACCAGGAAAATATTGAACTTTACAATAGCCTTCCCCCTTCTCTAAAGGGAATTGCCCAAAGGGATCCTAATTCATCCGACCACCCCAATGAAGCGGTGGTTTCTATTAAAACCAATCGAGGTACTAGCTATGAGCTTTACCTGGAAGTTTTGGACTTGGTGAAAAAGGCATATTTTGAAATTTATGCTGAAAGGGTAGGATTATCCGCAGATGAATACAGGGCATTGTCCAGTAGATCTGCAGCTGAAAAAGAATTATTGGAAAGAGGTAAGGAAAATATACCTATGGCCATTTCTATTGCTGAACCAGATAAAACAGGAGGTGAGTAA
- a CDS encoding MotA/TolQ/ExbB proton channel family protein, translated as MKKLIALFMLTGILMSPVITKAQEDTTEEASAADTTEMMMEEEAEEPAPAMTDDEIVVEEKPFHQIIKDKFIEGDPTFMSPVLICLILGLAVALERIITLNLSTTNTKKLLAKVEDALDQGGIEAAKDVTKSTKGPVASIFTQGLMRYSEGIEMVEKSIISYGSVEMGRLEKGLVWISLFISLAPMLGFMGTVIGMIGAFDSIEAAGDISPSLVAGGIKIALLTTVAGLIVAIILQLFYNYCVAKIDSLVNDMEDASITLVDILVKHKLSK; from the coding sequence ATGAAAAAGTTAATCGCTTTGTTCATGCTTACCGGAATCCTTATGTCTCCGGTTATTACAAAAGCACAAGAGGACACTACAGAAGAAGCTTCTGCAGCGGACACTACTGAAATGATGATGGAGGAGGAAGCTGAAGAACCCGCTCCTGCAATGACCGACGACGAAATTGTTGTGGAAGAAAAACCTTTCCATCAAATAATTAAAGACAAATTTATTGAGGGGGACCCTACTTTCATGTCTCCAGTGTTGATTTGTTTGATTTTGGGTCTGGCAGTGGCATTGGAAAGAATTATCACCCTTAACCTTTCTACTACCAATACCAAAAAGCTTTTGGCAAAAGTTGAAGATGCCCTTGACCAAGGAGGTATTGAGGCAGCTAAAGACGTCACCAAGAGCACTAAAGGACCTGTAGCTTCCATCTTTACCCAAGGTTTGATGAGATATTCTGAAGGTATCGAGATGGTTGAAAAATCCATCATTTCTTACGGTTCTGTTGAAATGGGCCGATTGGAAAAAGGATTGGTATGGATCTCCTTGTTTATTTCCCTTGCTCCAATGTTGGGTTTCATGGGTACGGTAATTGGTATGATCGGTGCCTTTGACTCTATTGAAGCAGCGGGAGATATTTCTCCTTCTTTGGTAGCTGGTGGTATCAAAATCGCCCTTTTGACTACGGTTGCTGGTTTGATCGTTGCGATTATTCTTCAATTGTTCTACAACTATTGTGTAGCTAAAATCGATTCTTTGGTGAACGATATGGAGGATGCTTCCATTACCTTGGTAGATATCCTTGTAAAGCACAAACTGTCCAAATAA
- a CDS encoding asparaginase, producing MNYKIVRLNTAAKSEIKSSVLIIYTGGTLGMAYDDSGALVPFNFGQILEKMPNLTNLNIAITVISFPEPIDSSNVNMQHWVDMAYIIYENYDTYDGFVVLHGTDTMAYSASMLSFMLKGLSKPVIFTGAQLPISAMRSDARENLMTSLEIAISKANGKPIVPEVCIFFNHMLLRGNRAKKMQSVHFDAFESENYPPLAESGIVIDYNYAAIKPFEEGIQLKYLNKLDNHVMILKLFPGITAGVLDSCFNTKGLKGVVMETYGSGNSPTEAWFIESVEKAVKKGIIIFNVSQCNGGRVIQGRYETSKELKRVGVLSGGDITSEAAISKMMFLLANETDEEEIRRKLITPLAGEMSLTSN from the coding sequence ATGAATTATAAGATCGTAAGATTAAATACCGCAGCCAAAAGTGAGATAAAATCCTCTGTTTTGATTATCTATACTGGCGGCACGCTTGGTATGGCATACGATGATTCCGGTGCATTGGTGCCATTTAATTTTGGCCAGATCCTGGAGAAAATGCCAAACCTGACCAATCTTAATATTGCCATTACTGTAATATCTTTTCCGGAACCCATTGATTCATCCAATGTCAATATGCAGCATTGGGTAGATATGGCATACATTATTTATGAAAACTACGATACCTATGATGGTTTTGTGGTGCTTCATGGTACTGATACTATGGCTTATTCAGCCAGCATGCTCAGCTTTATGCTCAAAGGGCTTAGTAAACCGGTTATTTTTACTGGGGCACAATTGCCCATTAGTGCCATGCGGTCGGATGCGAGGGAAAATTTGATGACTTCTCTGGAAATAGCCATATCCAAAGCCAATGGGAAACCCATTGTTCCTGAAGTATGCATATTTTTCAACCATATGCTCCTTCGGGGAAATAGGGCAAAAAAAATGCAAAGTGTACACTTTGATGCTTTTGAATCTGAAAATTATCCACCATTGGCAGAATCAGGGATTGTTATCGATTATAATTATGCCGCCATCAAGCCTTTTGAGGAAGGTATACAGTTAAAGTATCTCAATAAATTGGACAATCATGTGATGATTTTAAAATTGTTTCCAGGCATTACCGCTGGGGTACTGGACAGTTGTTTCAATACCAAGGGCCTTAAGGGAGTGGTAATGGAGACTTACGGTTCTGGAAACAGTCCCACTGAGGCTTGGTTTATTGAAAGTGTGGAGAAGGCAGTGAAGAAAGGAATTATTATATTTAATGTATCTCAGTGTAATGGGGGAAGGGTCATTCAAGGGCGTTATGAAACAAGTAAGGAACTAAAAAGAGTGGGGGTTCTTAGTGGAGGGGATATTACTTCGGAAGCAGCCATTTCCAAAATGATGTTTTTACTCGCCAATGAAACGGATGAAGAAGAAATACGAAGAAAATTGATAACTCCATTGGCGGGGGAAATGTCCCTTACAAGCAATTAA
- a CDS encoding TatD family hydrolase: protein MERKELLMHYIDTHAHIYSKKYDNDRDDVIRRCEEKGVKKIYMPNVDVDSIDPMLEAELKYPDVCVPMMGLHPCEVDKNFEKQLYVIEEWLNKRDFVAIGEIGTDLYWDKSLFEYQKEALRIQVEWAKEKKLPIVLHCRESIDETIQIIEELKEENLTGIFHCFTGTVNQAKKIMEMDFLLGIGGVSTFKNGGLDKVLPEIGLGQLVLETDGPYLAPVPYRGKRNSPEYIPLIAERVGDLTENPLEKVAKITNFNANKIFNRSTL, encoded by the coding sequence ATGGAAAGAAAGGAATTACTGATGCACTATATTGATACCCACGCACATATTTATTCTAAAAAATACGATAATGACAGGGATGATGTCATAAGGAGATGTGAGGAAAAAGGTGTGAAAAAAATCTATATGCCTAATGTGGATGTAGATTCCATTGACCCCATGTTAGAAGCGGAGTTAAAATATCCGGATGTTTGTGTTCCCATGATGGGCTTACACCCTTGTGAGGTGGATAAGAATTTTGAAAAACAATTGTATGTAATTGAGGAATGGCTTAATAAAAGGGATTTTGTAGCTATTGGGGAGATCGGAACAGACTTATATTGGGACAAGTCATTATTTGAATATCAAAAAGAAGCCTTGAGGATTCAGGTGGAATGGGCAAAAGAAAAAAAGTTACCCATAGTGCTCCATTGCAGGGAATCCATTGATGAAACCATCCAAATTATTGAGGAATTGAAAGAGGAAAACCTTACGGGGATTTTCCATTGTTTTACTGGAACAGTAAACCAGGCCAAAAAAATTATGGAGATGGATTTTTTATTGGGTATTGGTGGTGTTTCTACTTTTAAAAACGGAGGATTGGATAAGGTGCTTCCGGAAATTGGTCTTGGTCAATTGGTTTTGGAAACAGATGGACCTTATTTGGCTCCTGTGCCTTACCGGGGAAAGAGAAATTCACCGGAGTATATACCTCTCATTGCAGAAAGGGTAGGGGACCTGACCGAAAATCCACTTGAAAAGGTAGCAAAAATCACTAATTTTAATGCCAATAAGATTTTTAACCGGTCTACTTTATGA
- a CDS encoding glycosyltransferase, which translates to MISLISIFLVFLLLIQDLLLWILLKYHFQDYSKPIEEGSWPRISVLIPARNEAQYLPQCLKALEKLRYPPEKIEFIIGNDESTDQTEAIIKAWAGKEHNRVYVNVSPQKGNLMNGKANALVQLIQVAEGELFLFTDADCEVNPEWAREMVRAFTPEKGMVIGISRVKAKSFWERWQGMDWWLTLSMVKVASDLGQSLTGVGNNMLVSKEAYNSVGGFEALPFSVTEDFELGRAIWAKGYRPVHQVSLLSLALTKAENNVLDLLRQRKRWTQGAMGLPWFWKMALVMQLLFFPAIIYLVFQNFTFGLLLWAIKIFLQMNLMQYYAQKTKTRLPFIPLLFFEVYYAVISWSTIVYYFWPSKIKWKERNY; encoded by the coding sequence ATGATCAGCTTGATTTCCATATTCCTTGTTTTTTTGCTGCTTATTCAGGACCTACTTTTATGGATATTGTTGAAATATCATTTCCAGGATTACTCAAAGCCGATTGAGGAAGGAAGTTGGCCAAGAATTAGTGTTTTGATCCCTGCTAGGAATGAAGCCCAATATTTACCTCAATGTTTAAAAGCTCTTGAAAAACTCCGTTATCCTCCTGAAAAGATTGAATTTATCATAGGTAATGATGAAAGTACTGATCAAACAGAAGCCATAATCAAGGCTTGGGCAGGCAAGGAACATAACAGGGTTTATGTAAATGTCAGTCCCCAAAAGGGAAATTTGATGAATGGAAAAGCCAATGCCTTAGTCCAGTTGATTCAAGTGGCAGAAGGGGAATTATTTTTGTTTACCGATGCAGATTGCGAGGTAAATCCCGAATGGGCAAGGGAAATGGTAAGGGCCTTTACCCCAGAGAAGGGAATGGTAATCGGCATTTCCAGGGTAAAGGCAAAATCCTTTTGGGAAAGGTGGCAAGGAATGGATTGGTGGCTGACATTAAGCATGGTCAAGGTGGCCTCCGATTTGGGACAATCCCTTACAGGTGTTGGGAATAATATGCTTGTCAGTAAGGAAGCTTATAATAGTGTAGGGGGATTTGAGGCCCTTCCCTTTTCTGTTACAGAAGATTTTGAACTGGGGAGGGCTATATGGGCAAAAGGATACCGGCCGGTCCATCAAGTAAGCCTATTAAGCTTGGCATTGACCAAAGCCGAAAATAATGTGTTGGATTTGCTCAGGCAGCGGAAACGCTGGACTCAGGGGGCCATGGGACTTCCCTGGTTTTGGAAAATGGCATTGGTAATGCAATTGCTGTTTTTTCCAGCCATAATTTATTTGGTTTTTCAAAATTTTACCTTTGGCCTGCTGCTTTGGGCAATCAAAATCTTTTTACAAATGAACCTGATGCAGTATTATGCCCAAAAAACTAAAACCAGGCTGCCTTTTATTCCATTATTATTTTTTGAAGTTTATTATGCGGTAATTTCATGGTCTACAATAGTATATTATTTTTGGCCTTCGAAGATTAAATGGAAAGAAAGGAATTACTGA
- a CDS encoding polysaccharide deacetylase family protein has product MVIHHVPKVVRWMYPDLIWHKSREEKQVYITFDDGPVPGVTDFVLEELGKRGMKATFFMVGDNVAKFPELAREVFHQGHQIGNHTFNHIKGTKVNLRDYWDNVGKCQEIIEQELGMKPYLFRPPYGRMRKSQRKQTKEFFDIIMWDVLSGDYDPSQPAEICLQKTLNYVRNGSIIVFHDQLKTKNIIRKVLPEFLDYLGSQGYRTGKL; this is encoded by the coding sequence ATGGTTATTCACCATGTTCCCAAAGTTGTTAGGTGGATGTACCCTGATTTGATTTGGCATAAGAGCAGGGAAGAAAAACAGGTATATATCACTTTTGACGATGGCCCCGTTCCTGGAGTAACGGATTTTGTGCTGGAAGAATTGGGGAAAAGGGGTATGAAAGCTACCTTCTTTATGGTAGGAGATAATGTTGCCAAGTTTCCCGAATTGGCGCGGGAAGTGTTCCATCAGGGCCATCAAATCGGTAACCATACCTTTAATCATATCAAAGGTACAAAAGTAAACTTGAGGGATTATTGGGATAATGTGGGGAAATGCCAGGAAATAATAGAACAGGAATTGGGAATGAAGCCCTATTTGTTTCGCCCCCCCTATGGAAGAATGAGAAAAAGTCAACGTAAACAAACCAAGGAATTCTTTGATATAATAATGTGGGATGTTCTTTCTGGTGATTATGATCCAAGCCAACCTGCCGAAATATGCCTTCAAAAAACTTTAAACTATGTCAGGAACGGTTCCATTATAGTTTTTCATGATCAATTAAAAACAAAAAATATTATCAGAAAAGTCCTTCCGGAATTTTTAGATTATTTAGGAAGTCAGGGTTATCGGACTGGAAAGTTATGA